GCAATACACAAaatgctatttttatttaaattttatttaccttaacGAAAAGTTAATTAATGGGTATATACTTATACTACAAATCTGCAAACTCTAGTTATCAAgaatgagaaaaaaaacttgagaataATTGCAACTctgcattttaatattatcagaCGATTATCAAGAAagtcaatataaaaatgtccCGCTAAAGACTTGTACTAAGATCGTACCAAACCACAATATCTGCTTACCCTATCGACCtggttataatattgtttaaaggaACATTGGAAGCGGTAGCACATACCGTTAGTAAAGTCGTCAAGAACATTATTATGAGTGTAATGTGTTTGGCACTCGACGGCTGCTGCACCACTTGAGATGGTGACGTGAAACAGAAGTTGTGGATTGCGAAGACGGTAAGGCTGTCGTCGTACCGTTCGAgtggtaaaaaaattactttcataTTTCCTTAATCTTTAGACAAGTTAAACATGACTAATTGtgtgtttctgagaccaaaattcccGTTTTaagcatattgttatctctattttgtctaagataatgacagggatgacgacaTGTTTTacacagagattttggtctcatgAACCAACGGTGACACTGATACCAACCCTCATCTGCACATTAATTACAGTAAAAGTACTCTATGTGTACAAATGACTTTTTATACAACTAGCAGTTTAGGTAgtcatttaatgaaaaataaatataaataaaaaatatatactatataagTTATCGacaggaaattaaattacttagtgatataaattagaaaagtaagtattatatattttttgaataataacaTAGGTTTTTATACCCGTTGTGTTCGGGTTATAATAATACCAGTAAACCAAATTGTTATCAGTAGTGTTTACATTTAGCAATGTGTGCCTTCAAACACAAATGTCTGTCGCTAGGCCCAGAAATCCTCTAGAAAATCGCGTGATTTAATGTAACTAGTCTAGTTCTATTAAATCACgcgatttttttagtaattaaaaacattgcatATTTGTGAGgttatctaaattattatctcataattaaaaacagaaaagaCTTACCATGTTCATTAGCGACGGCATACTGATAGTTTGGTAGGATGTCGGGCAAGTCGTGTCGAGAAGGCGGTGATGAAGGCGGCGGCCGGTAGGTCGGGTCCACCGCACTGTACGCCAGGGGCCACTCGCGCTCCGCCATCCCTCCATACGAGCAGTACTCTCCCCCGTACGTTAGCTGCTGACCACCAGAGCTCGCGTGGGAGTAAGCACAGGCGCCGTAATCTATAGCGGTCGAGCCGCCGGCGTTCGAACTACTGCCCCCTGCTAGCTCGTAGCTCGTCGGCTGTGAGGGCGGCAGCGCGGCCACGCCGCCCCCGCACAGGTAGCTGCCGCTGGCGAACTGCGGCTTCAGCGCCTGACACTTGCGCCGGAAACCACGAGGCCGCCGTCTGAATGAACCTTCCTCGAACATGAATTCGGTCGATGGGTCTATTGTCCAGTAATGACCTTTACCGGGTCTACCTAAGCCTTTTGGAAGTTTGACAAAGCATTCATTTAGACTGAGGTTGTGTCGAACTGAATTTTTCCAGCCTTGGTAGGAACTTCGAAAGAAGGGAAACTGTTGTTGTAAGAAGGCATATATTTCGCTGAGGGTGAGTCGTTTGTTGGGAGAGTGACGTATCGCCATAACGATGAGGGCTATGTAAGAGAAGGGTGGCTTTTCTTGCCTGCGCGTGGCGGGCGCGCGGCGCGCCGCCTCCTCGCTGGTTTGGTCTTCGGTCTTCATGCGTGCGCGGGCGCGTGCGCGTCGAGCCGCGAGTCGGGGAACAGTGCGGCCGCCCACTGCGCGGCCGGCGCCGCCGCCCACACCGCGCCGCTCCCCTCCTGCCCCTTATTTATGCGTCTTCTTTTCCCCGCCACACCCACGCTTTTCAGCACACTTAAATCTTTTGCAATTTGGAAAATgcttttaatcaattttttgaCGCTGTTCCATTTTGATAACCAATGATGACTCCCACTTTAcactttattgttatttacctTAGTTACCTATTTCATGAGGCGTCAATATAGTAGAACATAGTAAGTTCAAGTAGGCACAACACAACAACATACTGTGCTATCATTTAGGTACCACGCTGTCTCGTATAACAGCCAGTTATTGAGTTCCATTGTTTCCAGTTGACAGTTCCTACACCTGGCGACGTCACCCTCAAAATCCACGGTAGAGCTAGGGAGAAAAAGAGGAGAGTGTAGTGAGTGGAGCAGGAGTGGAGGGCAGCAGTCCACCGGCGGTCGTTGCACCCTCGCCCACAGCCTGTATCATCAACATTTACGTACAAACACTAAAGAACGGAAAACCCGCTtagacaataatatttatccgTCGCAAGGACGCCTGTCGAACGGCCGCTCTTGACCTAGCACAATTAAAGCAAACATTTTACTAGATCTATAAAACAGTTATACGACGTATACCAAATATTTACCATAAAGCGTAAACCAAAAGTTTTGCATTAAACTTGCCGGATTTATTTACTCAGTCTCGTGTAAACGATCGTCGGTTTACAAAAACGTTCTTTATCTACGGGTGATAAGGTGCTTTTTTGTAATACGATTTTCATGTGACTAGTGATTCATATGACTGGAGCATGCTCGTCGTGGAAGTCATTGTAAAAAAACGTATCTACTCAAATTTGTATCTTACTATGGcgtgtaaagttttaaaatcgtTCGACAAGTACCCTGGTAGTCTTTAGTGAACAGCCGGTCCATGTAAGTCTtttagaaaattgttttaaagatttgtttaaaGCCTCGACTCGTTTACACATTTAAAGTACGATTAAGctattcaatttcatttatcCATAAGAGagacaaaatatatgtaaaatttgcTTAACTAACAATAAGCAGCAATTAAACTTCTTGCAGTTTATTTCGTTCCTTTTACACTTTGATCTGCAAACATGGCGGCATTCGTAGCGGTGATCCACGCGTTTaccgtttaaatttaattcccgTGTCGCAATAtacaaatactttaataattaacattaagtatCTCTATAAACGTAAAACGCGACCAGACGGGAGCAGGGTTGCTGATCTTTGTCATAAACAATTGCTTCAGTAGTAAACACCGTTGCTACTATTATTGTTCACACATATTTATCGTCATGTTAACACCTCATCACAAATACACTtgtatagtttagttttatatatagtgaatatataaaatgcataCATACGTAATCAGATATAACATGTGGGCTTAGGTAGGTAGAATGAATATTTTCGAGTTAGTACTCGTTCTATTAAATCTCCAGCTGActaaaaacagaagaaaaaacaGCACGCGCTGTTCACAATGAAAAGTTTATGTAAGATACGGCCAAGATCCATCTGACTTGCTCTTTCCCGCAAATGTTTCGGCGGCGCGGAGAGTTTGAGAGAGATACTCGGGTATGCGGGCGCGCGGACGCGGCCCCGCCTACAAGATGGCGCGC
This DNA window, taken from Papilio machaon chromosome Z, ilPapMach1.1, whole genome shotgun sequence, encodes the following:
- the LOC106717055 gene encoding forkhead box protein F1-A gives rise to the protein MKTEDQTSEEAARRAPATRRQEKPPFSYIALIVMAIRHSPNKRLTLSEIYAFLQQQFPFFRSSYQGWKNSVRHNLSLNECFVKLPKGLGRPGKGHYWTIDPSTEFMFEEGSFRRRPRGFRRKCQALKPQFASGSYLCGGGVAALPPSQPTSYELAGGSSSNAGGSTAIDYGACAYSHASSGGQQLTYGGEYCSYGGMAEREWPLAYSAVDPTYRPPPSSPPSRHDLPDILPNYQYAVANEHGAAPMFAGMRGVHQQMLSGGTLTATSISGLGSFGHHLTTSLPTLPPDRKPSTPISGLGPPPTSLPTPVPPPSTSTTVHSYYDHMI